In Chitinophaga sp. HK235, a single window of DNA contains:
- a CDS encoding DUF4350 domain-containing protein has protein sequence MKKRTTYIIIVVVALLLIMLALFSSTNFVNTEQLSTNMENASFSSKDKKAGGTYVAFKTLPELFAGRPVQVVTKPFATTYDKETELHGSNNAYIIVANELFATERDVESMLYYASLGNFLFISVNRMDPLLAKKLKFTVVDGENFQQKKSNTAQRYKDPSLDLDTAFSYMGMISGSYFSGIDTATTTVFGMNYKSRPNFIGMAYGDGFVYVSLNPYTFSNYFLLHQKNIGAQEIQMSYLPDDATNVYWDDFYSHQYGPQSGDFSEWQVLMRYPAMRWALWLAVLLLLLYVIFEGKRRQRIIPEKPVLANNSLEFVDAVGQLYYQQRNNYNLAHKMIIHLLEYIRSRYYLNTNHLNDQFVEALAKKAAMPEITIRELFSMLHQIQLAGEVSDEQLKDFYQLIQHFYLNTK, from the coding sequence GTGAAAAAAAGGACTACCTATATCATAATTGTCGTTGTAGCATTATTACTGATAATGCTGGCGTTGTTCAGTAGCACTAACTTTGTTAATACTGAACAACTGTCCACCAACATGGAAAATGCCTCCTTTTCGAGCAAGGATAAAAAGGCTGGCGGGACTTATGTAGCTTTTAAAACATTGCCGGAGCTTTTTGCCGGCCGGCCCGTGCAGGTGGTTACCAAACCTTTTGCTACCACGTATGACAAAGAAACAGAGCTTCATGGTTCCAACAACGCTTATATTATTGTCGCTAATGAACTGTTTGCCACAGAGCGTGATGTGGAGTCTATGCTGTATTATGCTTCTCTGGGAAACTTCCTGTTTATCAGCGTTAACCGGATGGACCCGCTGCTGGCCAAAAAGCTGAAGTTTACCGTAGTGGATGGAGAGAACTTTCAGCAAAAAAAATCCAATACTGCCCAGCGTTATAAAGATCCCTCACTTGATCTGGACACCGCTTTCAGCTATATGGGCATGATCAGTGGCAGTTATTTCTCCGGCATAGATACAGCCACCACCACGGTTTTTGGGATGAATTACAAGAGCAGACCCAATTTTATCGGGATGGCTTATGGTGACGGTTTTGTTTATGTATCGCTCAATCCTTACACTTTCAGTAACTATTTCCTGCTACATCAAAAAAATATTGGTGCACAGGAAATACAAATGTCCTATCTGCCGGATGACGCTACCAACGTGTACTGGGACGATTTTTATAGTCATCAGTATGGTCCGCAGTCTGGTGATTTCAGCGAGTGGCAGGTGCTGATGCGTTATCCCGCCATGCGTTGGGCATTATGGCTGGCAGTGTTGCTGTTGTTGCTGTATGTGATTTTTGAAGGTAAAAGAAGACAACGTATCATCCCTGAAAAGCCGGTGCTGGCCAATAACTCGCTGGAATTTGTAGATGCTGTCGGACAGCTGTATTATCAGCAGCGCAACAACTACAACCTGGCTCACAAAATGATCATTCATCTGCTGGAGTATATCCGTTCCCGTTATTATCTCAATACGAATCATCTGAACGATCAGTTTGTCGAAGCACTGGCCAAAAAGGCGGCCATGCCTGAAATAACTATCCGGGAACTGTTTTCCATGCTTCACCAGATACAGCTCGCAGGCGAGGTGAGCGACGAACAGCTGAAAGATTTCTATCAACTCATTCAACATTTTTATTTAAATACGAAGTAA
- a CDS encoding stage II sporulation protein M yields the protein MRESLFIKKNLPRWKKIQEEPTDDPDEMAERFVSLLDDLSYAKTFYSFSKVTRYINGLAAGIYQRIYQNRKEEVGRFQLFFRFELPLLFRQYHRLLLFTFCFFLVFCIIGAFSSAHDETFVRGFLGDEYVNMTERNIANNDPFGVYKDGNPLLMFLRIAVNNIKVSLMCYVSGIFLGIGSLYLLLHNGIMLGVFQYIFFSHGLGFKSVLVIWIHGTLEISSIVVSGCAGIILGKSILFPGTRKRLESLRKGAKDGIKIMVALIPVFVVAAFLEGFVTRYTGMPLWLSLLILTGSLCFMVGYFILYPIYLHRKGYRLNAAGKVVFPFSRPK from the coding sequence ATGAGAGAATCGTTGTTTATCAAGAAAAATTTGCCCCGCTGGAAAAAAATCCAGGAGGAGCCCACCGATGACCCTGATGAGATGGCGGAAAGATTTGTTTCCTTACTGGACGACCTCTCCTATGCCAAAACATTTTATAGCTTTAGTAAAGTAACCCGCTATATCAACGGCCTGGCCGCCGGCATTTACCAACGGATATATCAGAACCGGAAAGAAGAAGTAGGCCGTTTTCAATTGTTCTTCCGTTTTGAACTGCCATTGCTTTTCCGGCAATATCACCGCTTACTGCTGTTCACCTTCTGTTTTTTTCTGGTGTTCTGTATCATCGGTGCTTTTTCTTCTGCCCATGACGAAACTTTTGTGAGAGGATTTCTGGGTGATGAGTATGTGAATATGACCGAAAGAAATATCGCCAATAATGATCCTTTCGGTGTTTATAAGGACGGTAATCCGTTGCTGATGTTCCTGCGGATAGCAGTCAACAATATCAAGGTGTCGCTGATGTGTTATGTAAGCGGGATCTTCCTGGGTATTGGCTCTCTGTACTTGTTGTTACACAATGGTATTATGCTGGGTGTGTTCCAGTACATCTTCTTTTCGCATGGACTGGGATTTAAATCTGTGCTGGTGATATGGATACATGGTACGTTGGAAATCTCCAGCATTGTGGTTTCCGGTTGTGCCGGAATTATATTGGGTAAAAGTATTTTGTTCCCAGGTACCCGTAAGAGGCTGGAGTCTCTGCGCAAAGGTGCGAAAGATGGAATCAAGATCATGGTGGCACTGATCCCTGTATTTGTAGTAGCAGCTTTTCTGGAGGGCTTTGTAACCCGTTACACCGGAATGCCGCTGTGGCTCAGCCTTCTGATTCTTACGGGGTCCCTGTGTTTTATGGTGGGATATTTTATCCTTTATCCCATTTACCTGCACCGCAAAGGATATCGTTTAAATGCTGCCGGTAAAGTAGTCTTCCCTTTTTCCCGGCCAAAGTAA
- a CDS encoding RDD family protein produces the protein MSNIKIPTSFNIDLEFETADVMKRFLAWLIDFAIRLCYYLIVYMVLVSFHFSSTTTLVLSILILSIPLMLYFLVLEIAMGGQTPGKKLLHLKVVSLTGNQPTVSQHLIRWIFRMIESPLLFFMFLIPVIIPIVAIARTPYSQRLGDVVAGTIVISIKRTGSIEETIFRDMSATDYQPQFPQITRLSDRDMNKVKELLDKALKAKDEVLAAKVAHRVKEVLHIQSDLPNTSFLETVLNDYNYYTTKDN, from the coding sequence ATGAGCAACATAAAAATACCAACTTCCTTTAACATTGATCTTGAATTTGAAACGGCGGATGTGATGAAGCGTTTTCTGGCCTGGCTCATTGATTTTGCGATCCGGCTCTGTTATTATCTGATCGTGTATATGGTATTGGTATCTTTTCATTTTAGTAGTACCACTACCCTGGTGCTTTCGATACTGATTCTTTCCATTCCGCTGATGTTGTATTTTCTGGTACTGGAAATAGCGATGGGTGGCCAGACTCCCGGGAAAAAACTGCTGCATCTGAAAGTGGTAAGTCTTACCGGCAACCAGCCAACGGTCAGTCAGCATCTGATCCGCTGGATTTTCCGGATGATAGAGTCGCCACTGCTGTTCTTTATGTTTCTTATTCCGGTGATCATCCCGATAGTAGCGATAGCCCGCACTCCTTACAGTCAGCGCCTGGGCGATGTGGTGGCCGGTACGATTGTGATCAGCATCAAAAGAACGGGAAGCATTGAAGAAACCATCTTCAGGGATATGTCTGCAACAGACTACCAGCCGCAGTTTCCGCAGATCACACGTTTATCCGACAGGGATATGAACAAGGTAAAGGAGTTGCTTGATAAGGCGCTCAAAGCCAAAGATGAAGTGCTGGCGGCCAAAGTGGCCCATCGGGTAAAAGAAGTGCTGCATATCCAGTCTGACCTGCCCAATACCAGTTTTCTGGAAACAGTGCTGAATGATTACAACTACTACACGACGAAAGACAATTAA
- a CDS encoding RDD family protein, which translates to MESFKDTKTTDLLSDLQEAPAPEEVSKGIRFAGFIIDYLIVIAICVGIVLFIPMGEMEIRLVFTLVFILYYSIMEGLTGRTIGKMLTGTRVVTLDYERISFGQVMGRSFSRIIPFEPFSMLFGPTPWHDMWTNTTVVKNK; encoded by the coding sequence ATGGAATCATTTAAAGATACCAAAACCACCGACCTACTCAGTGACCTGCAGGAAGCCCCGGCACCAGAAGAAGTCAGCAAAGGAATCCGATTTGCGGGTTTTATCATCGACTATCTTATCGTGATCGCCATTTGTGTGGGTATTGTCCTGTTTATACCCATGGGCGAAATGGAAATACGTTTGGTTTTCACGCTGGTATTCATCCTTTACTACAGCATCATGGAAGGATTGACGGGCCGCACCATCGGTAAAATGCTGACCGGTACCCGCGTGGTAACGTTGGATTACGAACGGATCAGCTTCGGTCAGGTCATGGGTCGTTCTTTTTCCAGAATCATACCTTTTGAGCCTTTCAGCATGTTGTTTGGACCGACTCCCTGGCATGACATGTGGACCAATACCACAGTGGTAAAAAACAAATAA
- a CDS encoding DUF5684 domain-containing protein, whose product MDNAANGAIFALMLPFLLFSLAFGVFYIICNWKIYKKAGFEGWECIVPIYSAIIMLRIIGKPWWWLLLFMIPGVNVVFAIWATNLLSKSFGKEVGFTLGLIFLGFIFVPILAFDRSIVYHGPAGDPNGIRPLEDVNAIGTNAA is encoded by the coding sequence ATGGACAACGCCGCAAATGGTGCCATCTTCGCATTAATGCTCCCTTTTCTTTTATTTTCTTTAGCCTTTGGGGTTTTCTACATCATTTGTAATTGGAAAATCTACAAAAAAGCAGGTTTTGAAGGATGGGAATGTATTGTACCCATCTACAGCGCTATCATCATGTTAAGAATTATTGGTAAACCATGGTGGTGGTTACTGTTGTTCATGATCCCCGGTGTTAACGTCGTTTTCGCAATCTGGGCTACAAACCTGCTCAGCAAAAGCTTTGGAAAAGAGGTTGGTTTTACCCTGGGCTTAATATTCCTGGGCTTTATCTTTGTTCCTATCCTGGCATTCGACCGCAGCATCGTTTATCATGGCCCTGCCGGCGATCCCAATGGAATTCGCCCGCTGGAAGATGTGAACGCCATCGGCACCAATGCTGCGTAA
- the fsa gene encoding fructose-6-phosphate aldolase, which translates to MKFFIDTANLDQIREAHDLGVLDGVTTNPSLMAKEGIKGEAAILKHYADICDIVDGDVSAEVFSTDFKSIVEEGKKLAAIHPNIVVKVPMIKEGVKAIKWFSENGIRTNCTLVFSAGQAILAAKAGAAYVSPFIGRIDDSNWDGVELIAQISQIYSLQGFKTEILAASIRSALHIVKCAEVGADVCTCPLDSILGLLKHPLTDIGLAKFLDDAKKM; encoded by the coding sequence ATGAAATTCTTTATCGATACAGCGAATCTTGATCAGATCAGGGAAGCTCATGATCTCGGCGTACTGGACGGAGTGACTACCAACCCTTCCCTGATGGCGAAGGAAGGTATCAAGGGAGAAGCTGCTATTCTCAAACATTACGCAGATATCTGCGATATCGTGGACGGAGATGTGAGCGCCGAAGTATTTTCTACTGATTTTAAATCTATCGTTGAAGAAGGCAAAAAACTGGCTGCCATCCACCCGAATATTGTGGTGAAAGTGCCCATGATCAAAGAAGGTGTAAAAGCCATCAAATGGTTTTCTGAAAACGGTATCAGAACAAACTGTACGCTGGTATTCTCTGCTGGTCAGGCTATTCTGGCTGCTAAAGCAGGAGCCGCTTACGTATCTCCTTTCATCGGACGTATCGATGACAGCAACTGGGACGGTGTCGAACTGATTGCTCAGATCTCTCAGATATACAGCCTGCAGGGTTTTAAAACTGAAATCCTGGCAGCTTCCATCCGCAGCGCCCTCCACATTGTAAAATGTGCTGAAGTAGGTGCCGACGTATGTACCTGCCCGTTAGATTCCATCCTTGGCCTGCTGAAACATCCGTTAACGGATATCGGCCTGGCTAAGTTCCTGGATGATGCCAAGAAAATGTAA
- the glpK gene encoding glycerol kinase GlpK gives MGKYILALDQGTTSSRAIIFDHDGSIKATAQKEFKQIFPQPGWVEHDAMEIWTSQASVAAEVLLKARISGENIAAIGITNQRETTIVWDRKTGKPIHNAIVWQDRRTAAYCDSLIKEGKEQLIKDKTGLRIDAYFSATKIKWILDNVPEARRKAENGELAFGTVDSWLTWNFSNGHLHITDVSNASRTLLFNIHDMKWDEELLSLFNIPAAMLPEVKPSSEVYGYSEATLTPYRIPIAGIAGDQQAALFGQMCTAPGMLKNTYGTGCFMVLNTGDKPIPSHNNLLTTVAWQINGKTTYALEGSIFIGGAVVQWLRDGLGIIHHSTDVEKLAATVPHSDGVYFVPAFAGLGAPYWNQHARGTMVGITRGTTSAHIARAALDSIAFQTMDVLKAMEADAGMPISELRVDGGATGNNLLMQFQADLLQVRVVRPRITETTALGAAYLAGLAVGFWDSIDTINQQWKIDATFDPTMEQTQRNQLCKDWKRAIKAAQAWTEE, from the coding sequence ATGGGGAAATATATTCTTGCCCTCGACCAGGGAACCACCAGTTCCCGCGCCATCATCTTCGATCACGACGGCAGTATCAAGGCTACTGCACAAAAAGAATTCAAACAGATATTTCCGCAACCCGGCTGGGTAGAACATGATGCCATGGAAATATGGACATCACAGGCCAGCGTAGCAGCAGAAGTACTGCTCAAAGCCAGGATATCAGGCGAAAACATCGCTGCCATCGGCATCACCAACCAACGCGAAACCACTATCGTATGGGACCGTAAAACAGGCAAACCCATTCATAATGCCATCGTATGGCAGGACCGCCGCACTGCCGCCTACTGCGACTCGCTCATCAAAGAAGGAAAGGAACAACTGATCAAAGACAAAACAGGCCTGCGCATCGATGCCTACTTCTCTGCCACCAAAATAAAATGGATACTCGATAATGTCCCCGAAGCCAGACGCAAAGCCGAAAACGGCGAACTGGCCTTCGGTACAGTAGACAGCTGGCTTACCTGGAACTTCTCCAACGGACACCTGCATATCACCGATGTAAGCAACGCCTCCCGCACGCTGTTGTTTAATATCCACGATATGAAATGGGATGAGGAACTATTGTCACTCTTCAACATCCCCGCCGCTATGCTGCCTGAAGTTAAACCCTCCAGCGAGGTATACGGCTATTCCGAAGCCACCCTCACCCCCTACCGTATTCCGATTGCAGGCATCGCCGGCGACCAGCAGGCAGCCCTGTTCGGACAAATGTGTACCGCTCCTGGTATGCTCAAAAATACCTATGGTACCGGCTGTTTTATGGTGCTCAATACCGGCGACAAACCCATCCCTTCACATAACAACCTCCTCACCACCGTAGCCTGGCAGATCAATGGTAAAACAACCTATGCCCTGGAAGGCAGTATCTTCATCGGTGGTGCAGTAGTACAGTGGTTACGCGACGGGCTCGGCATCATCCACCACTCCACCGATGTGGAGAAACTGGCCGCCACCGTACCACATAGCGACGGCGTATATTTTGTACCGGCCTTCGCCGGCCTCGGCGCCCCCTACTGGAATCAGCATGCCCGCGGTACTATGGTCGGCATCACCCGTGGTACCACCTCCGCCCATATTGCCCGCGCTGCACTCGACAGCATCGCCTTCCAAACCATGGACGTACTCAAAGCCATGGAAGCGGATGCCGGTATGCCTATCAGTGAACTGCGTGTGGATGGCGGCGCCACCGGCAACAACCTCCTCATGCAATTCCAGGCAGACCTGCTTCAGGTACGCGTAGTACGACCCAGGATCACAGAAACCACCGCACTCGGCGCCGCATACCTCGCCGGACTAGCCGTAGGCTTCTGGGACAGCATCGACACTATCAACCAGCAATGGAAAATAGATGCCACCTTCGACCCAACCATGGAACAAACACAACGTAATCAACTCTGTAAAGACTGGAAACGCGCCATCAAAGCAGCCCAGGCCTGGACAGAAGAATAA
- a CDS encoding MIP/aquaporin family protein, which translates to MSPLLAEIIGTAFLIALGDGVVANVVLSKSKGQQSGWIVITMGWAMAVFVGVFCAGQYSGAHLNPAVTLALALKGSFSWSLVPAYIGAQLLGAMLGALLVWLCYKKHFDASDDAAGKLAVFCTSPAIRTPWYNLLTEFIATLVFILAIFFITKPTTGIGSLDALPVALLVLAIGLSLGGPTGYAINPARDLGPRIMHALLPIPGKGSSDWAYAWIPIVGPLAGAIAATVIYNTLMN; encoded by the coding sequence ATGTCACCATTATTAGCCGAAATCATCGGTACCGCTTTTCTCATCGCCCTCGGCGATGGCGTAGTTGCCAACGTAGTACTCAGCAAATCCAAAGGCCAGCAGAGCGGCTGGATCGTTATCACCATGGGATGGGCCATGGCTGTATTTGTAGGTGTTTTCTGCGCCGGACAGTACAGCGGCGCCCACCTCAATCCCGCCGTCACCCTTGCCCTGGCCCTCAAAGGATCTTTCAGCTGGTCGCTTGTACCGGCGTATATAGGAGCCCAACTGCTGGGAGCTATGCTTGGCGCCCTCCTCGTATGGCTCTGCTATAAAAAACATTTCGACGCCAGCGATGATGCCGCCGGCAAACTCGCCGTATTCTGCACCTCACCGGCTATACGAACTCCCTGGTATAATCTCCTCACTGAGTTTATCGCCACCCTCGTATTTATACTGGCCATCTTCTTCATCACCAAGCCCACTACCGGCATCGGTTCGCTCGATGCACTACCTGTCGCCCTCCTGGTGCTCGCCATAGGCCTGTCTCTCGGAGGCCCTACCGGCTATGCCATCAATCCAGCCAGAGACCTGGGTCCACGTATTATGCATGCCCTCCTGCCCATTCCCGGCAAAGGCAGCAGCGACTGGGCCTATGCCTGGATACCCATCGTCGGTCCACTGGCTGGTGCAATAGCCGCAACTGTGATATATAACACGTTGATGAATTAA
- a CDS encoding NAD(P)/FAD-dependent oxidoreductase, whose translation MIQPNIPESAQPRVVIVGGGFGGINLAKQLKHAPVQVILLDRNNYHLFQPLLYQVSTAGLEPDSIAFPLRGIFSKQKNLVFRMAEVTGVRTADNILETGIGEIRYDYLVFATGSNTNFFGNKEIEQHAIGMKSLIEAVQIRNYVVKQFEESLLLKDPEEIKPKLNFIMVGGGPTGVELAGAFAELRKYIMPKDYPTLPQSLMEVYLIEAGPRVLASFSEKTSEHTMKALQEVGVKVLVNTGVKEYDGNTATLSTGEKIQSQSLLWSAGVKGVPVAGLPQDIILPNGRILVNEFNQLKGFNNIFAIGDIAQMTNDPRFPKGYPMVAQVAIQQGKNLAHNLRLMMENKTMKGFYYKDLGSMATIGRNRAVAEIFNTRLSGYIAWMVWMVVHLMSLLGFRNKLVVFINWFYRYFTFDRGTRIIIKRGAANIVKLRQTIGS comes from the coding sequence ATGATTCAGCCCAATATTCCGGAGTCTGCTCAACCGCGCGTCGTAATTGTAGGTGGAGGATTTGGCGGTATTAACCTGGCCAAACAGCTTAAACATGCACCTGTTCAGGTAATCTTGCTGGACAGAAACAACTACCATCTTTTCCAACCCTTGCTCTACCAGGTATCTACCGCAGGCCTGGAACCCGACAGCATCGCCTTCCCACTCCGTGGTATTTTCAGCAAACAGAAAAACCTGGTCTTCCGTATGGCGGAAGTCACGGGCGTTAGGACTGCAGACAATATCCTCGAAACAGGTATCGGCGAAATACGTTACGACTACCTCGTGTTTGCCACCGGTAGCAATACCAACTTCTTCGGCAACAAGGAAATCGAACAACATGCCATCGGCATGAAATCCCTCATCGAAGCAGTACAGATCAGAAATTATGTGGTAAAACAGTTTGAGGAAAGTCTGCTGTTGAAAGACCCGGAAGAGATAAAACCCAAGCTCAACTTTATCATGGTAGGTGGCGGGCCCACCGGCGTAGAGCTTGCAGGTGCCTTCGCTGAATTACGTAAATATATCATGCCCAAAGACTATCCAACACTGCCTCAGTCGCTGATGGAAGTATATCTCATTGAAGCAGGCCCCAGAGTGCTGGCTTCTTTCAGCGAAAAAACCTCTGAGCACACCATGAAAGCACTGCAGGAGGTAGGGGTAAAAGTACTGGTCAACACCGGCGTGAAAGAATATGATGGTAATACTGCCACCCTCAGCACGGGTGAAAAAATACAATCACAATCCCTTTTATGGTCTGCCGGCGTGAAAGGCGTACCTGTAGCAGGTTTGCCGCAGGATATTATATTACCCAACGGCCGTATACTGGTCAACGAGTTTAACCAGCTAAAAGGATTCAACAATATATTCGCTATCGGTGATATCGCGCAAATGACCAACGATCCGCGTTTCCCGAAAGGTTATCCCATGGTGGCACAGGTAGCCATTCAACAAGGTAAAAACCTGGCCCACAACCTCCGCCTGATGATGGAAAATAAAACCATGAAAGGCTTCTACTACAAAGATCTTGGCAGTATGGCCACCATCGGACGCAACAGGGCCGTAGCCGAAATTTTCAATACTCGCCTCAGCGGTTACATCGCCTGGATGGTATGGATGGTTGTGCACCTCATGAGCCTTCTGGGATTCAGAAACAAACTGGTGGTATTCATCAACTGGTTTTACCGCTATTTCACTTTCGACAGAGGCACCCGCATCATTATCAAACGCGGCGCCGCCAACATTGTGAAACTCCGGCAAACCATCGGATCATAA
- a CDS encoding DUF5103 domain-containing protein, protein MRTAAFLLWVVLAASQFSARVMAQSNVITPDHVYYNNIKSVKFNQTGDPLSMPMYTIGTGEKLELSFDDMDNDVKNYYYSFVLCNADWTPAQVNQFDYMRGFSETRILNYKMSSVALQRYTHYSVQLPGTNSYPIKSGNYMLKVYLDSDTTQLAFTRRMYVVENKAGVAGFIQQPITPKLFRTHQKVNFEVNTGSLNIQNPFDQIKVVILQNYRWDNAIINLKPQFINGNTIKYNAEMDCIMPAGKEFRWIDLRSFRLQTERVRHSEYHSNSTDVFAVPDVERADKVYQFIKDLNGKYYLATIDDYDPNFEGDYASVHFSFLAPEPYAGYDMYLFGEMTNYECNSNSKMTYNAASRAYEATLFLKQGYYNYIYGLVDKTVPNAKFNTEMTEGDYWETENNYTILLYFRPLGGRADELVSSVTLNSILNRK, encoded by the coding sequence ATGCGTACAGCAGCTTTTCTTTTATGGGTGGTCCTGGCAGCAAGCCAGTTTTCCGCGAGGGTAATGGCCCAGTCAAATGTCATTACACCGGACCATGTTTATTACAACAATATCAAGTCGGTCAAATTCAATCAGACGGGAGATCCCCTCAGTATGCCCATGTACACAATCGGTACCGGCGAAAAGCTGGAGTTGTCTTTCGATGACATGGACAATGATGTGAAAAACTACTACTATTCTTTTGTGCTATGTAATGCAGACTGGACGCCGGCTCAGGTAAACCAGTTTGATTATATGCGCGGTTTTTCAGAGACCAGGATACTGAATTACAAAATGTCAAGTGTGGCCTTGCAACGCTATACGCACTACAGTGTACAGTTGCCGGGCACCAACAGTTATCCGATCAAGTCGGGCAACTATATGTTGAAAGTTTACCTGGATAGTGATACCACACAGCTGGCGTTTACCCGTCGTATGTATGTGGTGGAAAACAAGGCCGGCGTCGCCGGATTTATTCAGCAGCCGATTACTCCCAAACTTTTCCGGACACACCAGAAAGTGAATTTTGAGGTCAACACCGGCTCTTTGAATATCCAGAATCCTTTTGATCAGATCAAGGTGGTCATCCTCCAAAATTATCGTTGGGATAATGCGATCATCAACCTGAAACCGCAGTTTATCAATGGTAATACGATCAAATACAATGCAGAAATGGATTGTATAATGCCGGCAGGGAAAGAATTCCGCTGGATAGACCTGCGAAGCTTCCGGTTGCAGACAGAACGGGTACGGCACTCGGAATATCATAGTAACAGTACTGATGTTTTTGCAGTACCTGATGTTGAAAGGGCCGACAAAGTATATCAGTTTATCAAGGATCTCAACGGAAAATATTATCTGGCTACCATAGATGACTATGATCCCAATTTTGAAGGGGACTATGCCTCTGTACATTTTTCTTTTCTGGCACCGGAGCCTTATGCGGGATATGACATGTATCTTTTCGGGGAGATGACCAACTATGAGTGCAACAGCAATAGTAAGATGACGTATAATGCTGCCAGCCGGGCTTATGAAGCTACGTTGTTTCTGAAACAGGGATATTACAATTATATCTACGGTCTGGTAGATAAAACAGTGCCCAATGCTAAATTCAATACAGAAATGACAGAAGGTGACTACTGGGAAACGGAAAATAATTATACCATCCTGTTATATTTCCGTCCGCTGGGTGGAAGGGCCGATGAGCTGGTATCCAGCGTGACCCTCAATTCTATTCTGAATCGTAAATAA
- a CDS encoding ABC transporter permease, which translates to MELSSFIARRIAFNKASSFSKFIINIAVAATAVSVAVMILATALVNGFQEVIQDKIFSFWGHLHVNQYQPNAGPLTEEIPFTSTPTLIDSIKRVPGIKTISPYATKSAIIKSEKEIDGIIFKGVDKSYDWPQLKRFLQSGRPLHYSDTSYTSEIMISANMAQELQVKVNDKVIIYFIQGNGLPPRARKLLVSGIYKTGIEEYDKTYVIGDLNLVRRLNDWEPAQVGGYEIMLNDYHLMDTTARIIDNNVLPDQLFTRTIRDIYPNIFDWLQLQNQNELIIIVIMTIVAVINMITAILILILERTNMVGILKALGMRNWHIQRVFVFQAGYIILAGILIGDFFGLGLAFLQQATGIFKLPEESYYMSVAAISIRWQEILVINFGTMAICLLVLLIPSLIIRRITPVKAIQFK; encoded by the coding sequence ATGGAATTATCTTCTTTTATTGCCAGAAGGATTGCTTTCAACAAAGCATCCTCTTTTTCAAAGTTCATTATCAACATCGCTGTTGCTGCTACCGCAGTGAGCGTAGCGGTAATGATCCTGGCAACAGCCCTGGTCAACGGCTTTCAGGAAGTAATCCAGGATAAGATATTCAGTTTCTGGGGACATCTTCATGTCAACCAATACCAACCCAATGCCGGACCACTGACAGAAGAAATTCCTTTTACCTCCACTCCTACTCTGATAGACAGCATCAAACGGGTACCCGGTATTAAAACGATCAGCCCTTATGCTACCAAATCAGCCATCATCAAGTCTGAAAAGGAAATCGACGGTATCATCTTCAAAGGAGTGGATAAAAGTTATGACTGGCCACAGCTGAAACGTTTCCTCCAATCCGGCAGACCACTGCACTATAGCGATACCAGCTACACTTCGGAAATCATGATATCCGCCAATATGGCGCAGGAACTGCAGGTAAAAGTAAATGATAAAGTCATCATTTACTTCATCCAGGGCAACGGGCTTCCGCCACGTGCCCGCAAACTGCTGGTATCCGGTATTTATAAAACCGGTATTGAAGAATACGATAAAACCTATGTGATCGGTGATCTTAATCTCGTTCGCCGTCTCAATGACTGGGAGCCTGCTCAGGTAGGAGGTTATGAGATCATGCTGAATGACTATCATCTCATGGACACCACCGCCCGCATCATCGACAACAACGTATTACCCGATCAGCTGTTTACCCGCACCATCCGCGATATCTATCCCAATATATTCGACTGGCTTCAGTTACAGAACCAGAATGAACTGATCATCATTGTTATCATGACCATTGTAGCGGTTATCAACATGATCACCGCCATCCTTATACTGATACTGGAACGTACCAATATGGTAGGTATCCTCAAGGCACTAGGCATGCGCAACTGGCATATCCAAAGAGTATTTGTTTTCCAGGCTGGTTATATCATCCTCGCCGGAATACTTATTGGCGATTTCTTCGGGCTGGGACTGGCCTTTCTGCAACAGGCCACCGGCATCTTTAAACTCCCGGAAGAGTCGTATTACATGTCGGTGGCCGCTATCTCTATACGCTGGCAGGAAATCCTGGTGATCAACTTCGGCACCATGGCCATATGCCTGCTGGTGCTCCTGATACCATCACTGATTATCCGCAGGATTACCCCTGTAAAAGCTATCCAGTTCAAATAA